From Micromonospora echinaurantiaca:
ATTCCCCGACCCGGCGACGGTCGACCTGACCGCCCGGCAGCGGCGGATCCTGGAGTTCATCCGCACCTGGGTGGACCGGCACGGCTACCCGCCGAGCGTGCGCGAGATCGGTGAGGCGGTCGGCCTGGTCTCCCCGTCCAGCGTCGCCTACCAGCTGAAGGAGCTGGAGAAGAAGGGCTTCCTGCGCCGCGACCCGAACCGGCCGCGGGCGGTGGACGTCCGCGCCCCGAGCGACGTGGTCGACGACGAGCTGGCCCGCTCGCAGCGCCCCGCCCCGGCCTACGTGCCGATGCTGGGCCGGATCGCCGCCGGTGGCCCGATCCTGGCCGAGCAGGCGGTGGAGGACGTCTTCCCGCTCCCCCGCGAGCTGGTGGGTGAGGGCGAGGTCTTCATGCTCCAGGTCAAGGGCGACTCGATGCTCGACGCGGCGATCTGCGACGGCGACTGGGTGGTGGTCCGGCAGCAGCCGACCGCCGAGGCCGGCGACATCGTCGCCGCCATGCTCGACGGCGAGGCGACCGTGAAGACCTACCGCCGGCGCGACGGCCACGTCTGGCTGATGCCGCAGAACCCGGCGTTCGACCCGATCCCGGGCGACGACGCCACCATCATGGGCCGGGTCGTCGCGGTGCTGCGCCGCA
This genomic window contains:
- the lexA gene encoding transcriptional repressor LexA; the protein is MTEDRASRPKSPQQITEAGPPATRRRAAARGRAGQPAVRPVTPVVSAFPDPATVDLTARQRRILEFIRTWVDRHGYPPSVREIGEAVGLVSPSSVAYQLKELEKKGFLRRDPNRPRAVDVRAPSDVVDDELARSQRPAPAYVPMLGRIAAGGPILAEQAVEDVFPLPRELVGEGEVFMLQVKGDSMLDAAICDGDWVVVRQQPTAEAGDIVAAMLDGEATVKTYRRRDGHVWLMPQNPAFDPIPGDDATIMGRVVAVLRRI